A DNA window from Daucus carota subsp. sativus chromosome 3, DH1 v3.0, whole genome shotgun sequence contains the following coding sequences:
- the LOC108212981 gene encoding F-box protein CPR1, whose translation MHENIHAVKNGGLIIRQFGKLYLADYESLHDDVSTNPIEIVDPVIKSDAKLVGSANGLEVHNAAREPYGMRPTFCHKYFGLCIGGFGYDHVSDDYKFVKLGMCGNRFAEIIVTVYSVRTNSWTHIQNARLSRDIYLNDQWGRFAGGALYWKAIDFGKKTEIIVGFDLGLGQFREVAWPADRNFWNLYGFGDNLYTLKYSKSPVDVFQMNDYSAEKPWSKAFTVMGKNVFDYGFKPLMYSEGLGEVLILVDNKRPVWYHLESKRIKEVRINPIPRLTSDAEFYTESLFQFPKDRQPQNLLRGIRGTKQQQNKRETTAQVANSRGKNS comes from the exons ATGCATGAAAACATCCATGCAGTGAAAAACGGTGGCCTCATTATTAGACAATTCGGAAAGTTATACTTGGCTGATTACGAGTCTTTGCATGATGATGTTAGTACTAATCCTATAGAAATCGTTGATCCCGTGATTAAGAGTGATGCTAAGTTGGTCGGCTCGGCCAATGGCTTG GAAGTGCATAACGCTGCCCGGGAACCGTATGGGATGCGGCCTACATTTTGTCATAAGTACTTTGGGTTATGTATAGGCGGATTTGGATATGATCATGTGAGTGATGATTACAAGTTTGTGAAATTGGGAATGTGTGGTAATCGTTTTGCTGAAATTATTGTCACGGTTTATAGTGTTAGAACTAATTCATGGACGCATATTCAGAATGCTAGGTTATCGAGGGATATTTACTTGAATGATCAATGGGGGAGGTTTGCAGGTGGAGCTCTGTACTGGAAGGCAATAGATTTTGGAAAAAAGACTGAAATCATTGTTGGTTTCGATCTCGGGCTAGGACAATTTAGGGAGGTTGCTTGGCCGGCCGATAGAAATTTTTGGAATCTGTATGGTTTTGGAGACAATCTTTACACCCTGAAGTATTCCAAATCTCCTGTAGATGTGTTTCAGATGAATGACTATAGCGCGGAAAAACCTTGGTCCAAGGCATTCACAGTTATGGGTAAAAATGTATTCGACTATGGTTTTAAACCTCTTATGTATTCAGAGGGTCTTGGGGAAGTTCTTATCCTTGTAGATAACAAAAGGCCTGTGTGGTACCACCTTGAAAGTAAGAGAATTAAGGAAGTTAGGATTAATCCGATTCCAAGATTGACGTCGGATGCAGAATTTTACACTGAGAGTCTTTTCCAATTCCCCAAAGACAGGCAGCCGCAGAATCTATTACGTGGAATAAGAGGGACGAAGCAACAACAGAACAAGAGGGAAACAACAGCTCAAGTGGCGAATTCAAGAGGAAAAAACAGCTGA
- the LOC108213712 gene encoding xyloglucan endotransglucosylase/hydrolase protein 3-like, with protein sequence MASHFLEIFGFSLLVFVSFVSGGPADDVSFDQNYFSLWGLNHITRVDNDKEVQLLLDQYSGGAGFRSISEYGSGKFGIRMKLPDANSTSGIIICFYLTSAPDSSNPGNHDELDFEFAGGGLQTNIFAGDSGSREERYQLWFDPRKDFHLYEILWNPYMVVFYVDKIPVRVYKNYTDKGVNYISNPMHTEASVWTGDWAGTVDWKQGPFVSSYRRFGIHGCKSQNTSMNQECLSPNLHWNLQKDLTPHEQKMHQIFREKHVVYDYCLDKERQQNHPECQLPRN encoded by the exons ATGGCTTCACATTTTCTCGAAATCTTTGGCTTTTCTCTTCTTGTTTTTGTCAGCTTTGTCAGTGGAGGTCCCGCGGATGATGTCAGCTTCGATCAGAATTATTTTTCGTTATGGGGATTGAATCATATCACTCGTGTTGACAACGATAAGGAAGTGCAACTACTGCTTGATCAGTACTCtggag GGGCCGGATTCAGATCGATTTCGGAGTATGGCTCTGGAAAATTTGGTATTAGGATGAAATTACCGGATGCGAATAGTACTTCGGGAATCATAATATGCTTCTAC CTGACTTCAGCTCCGGATAGTTCTAACCCGGGAAATCATGATGAACTCGACTTTGAATTCGCTGGTGGCGGTTTGCAGACGAATATATTTGCAGGTGATTCGGGGAGTAGAGAAGAAAGGTATCAACTCTGGTTTGATCCTCGAAAGGACTTTCATCTCTATGAAATTCTCTGGAACCCATATATGGTTGT GTTTTATGTAGATAAAATTCCGGTTCGAGTATACAAGAACTACACAGACAAGGGAGTGAATTATATTTCAAATCCGATGCACACCGAGGCTAGCGTATGGACAGGAGACTGGGCCGGAACCGTGGACTGGAAGCAAGGACCATTCGTTAGTAGTTACAGAAGATTCGGCATACATGGTTGTAAATCACAGAACACAAGTATGAATCAAGAATGCCTATCACCTAACCTCCATTGGAATTTACAGAAAGATCTCACCCCGCATGAACAGAAGATGCATCAAATCTTCAGAGAGAAGCATGTGGTTTATGATTATTGCTTAGACAAGGAAAGACAACAGAATCACCCGGAGTGCCAGTTGCCTCGAAATTGA